CTTTTCTAGCTTCTCCGATTGAACAGAAGccaagaaaaaggatggtattGAAACCTTTTCCAATCTGATTCTCTTTAGATTGGATAAAGAACCAACAAGCTGGAAATTGCTCAATTCAGCATGAAAGAAACCATAATTTGTAACGACTAGAACCTTCAGCTTATCCATGCCTCTCATGAACCTGGGTAAGGTGTAATTCTTTGTCTGAAAATTTAGCACTAAAACCTCAACTTCGGGTGCTTCAATGCTGCACCAATTTGATGAGAACATATTATCTGCAAGAAATCTCTTTATGGTGTCACAGCATGGGGGAaaagaataaataaattaaactttAAAATATACAGTTCTCATGTGTAAGTGTGTGAGGTTGACTATGTTTGTTGTGTTAGGGAAATAGATATAAGGAATATCGACCTGTGCAAATAGATAAAAGGTTGGCCCTGATAAATTGCTGTCTTTGTTCATCCCACCATTCAGGAATATTGTTACCACTTATGTCTAGAAATAGCCTCTTTCTGTGCTCAATGCTTCCTGAGCTGCTTTGAATGATAGCCAACTCTCTTAGTAAATCATGCTGCAGCACGTTAATAGAGCCATAATCTTCACTTGCATCTTTCCTGGTGAATGACAGAAGTTGACAGCTAAAAAATTCTCTTCATTTACCATATTGTCTTGACCAACTAAATACAGCAgcaaaaaatttacaaaaaaagaaaaagaagcttTCACTAGCTTTAAATTATCTAGAAACATATCTCAGTCTAACAAAATGCTTTGCCATTAGAATGTCAAACAATCTTATTCTAATGAAAATCCCACTCATGTAAAGTTGCTAATTCTGATGCATTTTCAATGATTATTATAAGTTGTCTAAGCCACAGAACTAACGCCAAATTCTTTGTTGTAAAAAGCATCACAGCAAATCATATTGGCAACAAAACACTCATAGCTAGCATACCTTGTAGATACAAGATCAATCAGATTTCGTTCAGAGAGTTCGTAGAGATTAGCAATGGCCTCATCTTCTTCAAGCTTATGCCATTCCATCCACATATCAGTAAGGGTAGATGCAGGAATTTTTTGGTCTTCAGGAAAGGAACCTAGGTCCATGTAACACTCCTTGGCTGAAGTATTATTCTTCAAGGCATCAACGCTGCTTTGAAGACAATGAAGCAGCTCAAACTCAAAGTTAGAAAGAATAGAAGAAGCTTTAGAACATTCCTTTATTCTCTTGCTCCATTCTGCCGCAGACTTCCCACATAGTGATTTGCCAACCACTGAAATAGCTAGTGGGAATCCCTTACAGACCTCCACCATCTGTTATCCATTGACAATAGTAAAATCAATTGCTCTTTGCATATTGTATGGGCAGAATAGCTAGTTCTATGGCAAAAGTAGAAAAGcgactacatttttcattttctaAGAGTAAAAAATTTTCTTATCTTGTAGGAGTGCTGCAcataaatagtgaaatatcaaacaaaaataagcAAATATTCTTGTCATAACTACAGGTTAATGAAGCACCTTATTGACAACATCTTGATCTGGTCTGTATAAGTTCCCATCTCGCAGGAATGCTAGTTGACAAAAAAGAGTCATGGCATCAGCATTATTAAGTGTTTTCAATTTGTAACTGGGACCAAAGCGTGGAAATTCAAATCTTGATGTTACTAAAATCTTGTAATCAGTTATTGGAAACTTGAGTTTCTCAACCAGAGATTCTGCTCCAGACCAAACGTCATCAAGGACCAGCAGTATAGGTTCTGGCCCTCTGGACCTGAGCAAATTTTCCAATCGGTGAACTGCGTCTTCTTCACTTAGGAAACCAGTGTTGGAATGCATATGCTGAAATAGCCTCTCTACAATAACCATCATGTTCGGTGATTTCGAGACTGTAACAAAGAAAATATTGCTCCTGTATTTGCCTGTCCAGAGTGAAAACACCATATAAGAAAGCAGCCATTGAAATTTCCTTGGAAATTTTGTAGCatttcacataaaaaaaaaatcatagtgCAAAGCCTTGTGTGTGAatcttcaaatcctaatctttaaACATAAAAATTCTGGGATCCACATGTAGATTTTCTGACATCAAAGTCCCTAATGAAGGCTCAGCAATTTTCCCATCACTCTTGTAAGGATTTACTAGAAACAAATGTGAACAGTCTCCAACAGCTGAAAAGGTTAAACAGTTGTCTATATCTGAATCATCTTATTCCCCTCCAATCCTAATGACTAATGTATTTAACAAATATAAATGGTCTAAAGTTCAATACATAAAGACATCAGAGTAGAACAAATAACCACTGCAATAACCTATGCATTATCAAATTCAAATCCCTTCATCCAAACACCATGAATGATTAAAGCATTTCTATAAATGAATCAATTACCGctaaaaataagaaataaaaaggTAATCAACTGAAGTATGGAATAAATAGGTACCCTTAACATTAGCATCTTGACAAAGTGCTGTAGCCAGTGTGGTCTTTCCACATCCTCCAGGTGCAGATACCGCAATCACTTGTGAGACCTCATCATCCTTGAGCAGCTTTTCTTTCAAATCCTGCAGGGGAATCTCTAACCCAACTGGAACCACCTTGAGTCCAGGAGGCGAGCACACACCCGCAAACCCACTCTCATTGGAGCCACCGCCTCTGGACACCCCAGCACTGGATGCTCCAATGTCTAATTTCCTAATCTGTGTACTTAGCAGTCCTATCTCATATAAAGTCTCCTTTACATCGGATGTTAGATATATTGGCAAAATGGTATTAATATACCTACGAATAGATTCATCCAGCTCAACAAGTTTCCTGGTGTATAAAGGCTTCTTGACATAGTTGTATCGATGGATTTTTGAGCATTTGCGAACTAAATCCTCACCCTTTTTCATCAACTCTTGTAGCCCTTTAATTTCATCTGGCCGATCGAATTGTCTGTTGAGTGTTTCGATTCTATTGATGCTTGGTCTTATAGACTCCATTGTGTCTTCCAGGAGCTTCAGGGTAGGAGCAAACATTGCGTTGCTCCTGCTCACCTCAATAATGGCTTTcataaaacttccaaaaactgtCTCCACCCCAACTCCTGCAGCTGCTGAAGCGAAAAGTGAAGCTGCCATCTTCTTGAACAAAAATGTCACTCAGAATCTTGCAGAGCTAATTACCAATGGTGACACAAATAAATATGGAAAACAATTCAAAAGTTTGGAAGCTTTGGAGTTAAGGCATAGGACTAATGTGAACGATCAATAGCATGTTTTGGAAATGTTTATTAAGAATATCATGGTTTTCgagtcaaaatttttatttttttcaatttttcaacaCTTCAATTTAGCCATTTTGGAGATGTTCACGTTATCTTCAATAAATgttgaaaattttatatttattgtcattttaatattaaaatatatcattttatttaataaaaatatttaaataatattttatttaattttatttttccccTTAATTTGAGaattctcaaaaattaaaatattatcagCATTTTTTGTTTTTCAGATACCTGTTATTCTGTTGTAGCTTGACAAGAAAGCTATAAGATAATGCATGAATTCAACTTCAACTAAAATTTAAGAGCAAGACATATTCCTTTgtatatcttttattaaaacatttttttaattgattcaattttacatacatatcatataataaatatttatcttatttattattattgGAAGAAGGAACTTCTcacattaaaataattttgatgAGACAATCTTTATGtatcaaataatttttattaaattaatttaattaaatttattcataattagattattaaattaaaattttttattaaatgaaaTAGTAAAAATTTGTGCGATCATATCTGATATATagaactttttattttattttttttattaaacaaCTTGAAATAATTGGCATGAATGACtgacaaaattaataatttatattataatttacttaATTTGGTTCAAAATTAACGTCTAAGATAAAAACATATATAAGTTAGTAATATATTGTAATACttacaatatatataaaaatataaatttataaaaatactttaaatttttttatattatttatggtatataatatttttatagagtgaatttttattaattcatgtaaatatttaatattttaattaattttaattatattttttaattttattttgctaaaaattaattatttcattttaattattttttattaggaaaaagaattataaagaagggtgaagaaatttttttttaagtccaAAGAAGGGTGAAGAATTAGAGAAGAATTATTaaaatagaagatatcatggctCATCATGAAATCTGCATAGGTAGTTGTAGAATTGAAAAACAAATATGGCTAGTTATGAGATTATCCAAGAGATGCTCTTTTAGGGCATTTTCTCATTAAATAATCTTGTGACACTTCACCAAGTTAAGAGGAAGAGTCCAAATTGAAGGTGGTTGGAAAATTTCTGAAATTTGAGGAAGAGAGGAGACATTTTTGGAGTCTCCCAAACACAAAAAAATATACCAATTTCTGCTAGAGTAAGGAATTTAAGAAGGGGGTTTTGGAAAGTTTGAAGGAGGACACCAATTCACATCTTATAgtgttttttttcttcttctcttttaatttcttttctttgaaaGAAACTCATTTTTGTTGAATAATGTTGACTTTTGATTGTTTGAGTTTTATTGTAGTTTTCATATCATAAATAGCAAGATATTTTAGCGAAGAATTTGATATAGCTTAATTTGAATTAATCTctaaattttgatataattttctCTAATTTATTAATAGTTTTTACTTTTGAATTTAATGCATTTGAGCTTAAAAGAGGTTAATTTATAATCTATAGTTAGAAAACTTGATCATGATTTTGATTTAATAATAACTACCATAAATTTCAATTAAGAGTGAAAACTAATATTAGATTTATGAGATTTTGTTgaaatagtattttttttaatattctaatTAATTGAGTAACTGAAGAAATAGAGGTTAATTCGTTAATTGGAAAGTTTGATGATGCCTGAAAGAGATTATTAAATGCTTTATTAGACAAAATTGATTAAGATTAATTATTGGGTCAAATAAAATCAGTATCCCTAACCACTTTTTCATTAGTTTTTAAACCCaaagttttcattatttttattagttggtttctaattttaattaatttcatttttagcttaattttaatttttttaaatttaatccaATTTGATAatctaaatattaataaaattaacataaattttgataattaaagataattatcatATGAATGATACTTTATTCTtattgtattacttatgtaatttTGTACATTTACTAATGTATATcaacttataatattaaaaattctaatattaaaataattaaactaaatattttaaaaattattaaaataaaataaaaaaaaggaaattttgtttctaattataaaagaaaaatttacacactaaaaagaaaaaggaaagttcAAGATCAAAATTCCAtcactaataattttaatttgcaaCAATGGAATAAATTTTCCTGTCATTGTGAATAATAACAAAGTCAAAATGCATTTATTCCTTGGGCCACACGTGGCAAAAAGCCATTACATTGCTATTTTGCCATCCATTTCCAAATCATTTCTGGATTGTAcacttggcttttttttttttttttatcctaaaTGTTATTAATTTATGAACGTATTCATAAATGCCATCTTTTTCCCTTTCCAATTTATAGATGAATATTTTTTAAAAGCTATTAActgtaaaaattaaaaatgaaatgacAAATAATctaattttagaaaaataatagtttaaattttaataattttgtactttaaaaagaattttaaaataaaaaataaaaataatctttTTATAAATGCTATTAATCTCACATGATTTACCTATTGCAAAAGCCCGTCATCTTTTAATTCTGACAATTCTCATAGATGACTCCATCTATTGGTACTTCTTTTTACTTATGCttctactttattttttttactagTAAAATAATCCTCCTTCAgacattataaaaaataaataaaatgaaaattttatttttaatcgaTTTTACTTCGTTCATAGGTGTATTTTTCTTGTAATAGATAGATTTTATATATGAATAGTGATAAAAATGAACCactgttaaaattataataattttaataaaatttttatttttgtataatCTACACACACGAACACTCTACATTCAATATAAAATTCTAAAGGATCAATTTCTAGACATATTCGACTTACTCACGGACTTTAACTAAGGTCATTTAGGTGTTATTAGGGTGACAATTTGAGTTGACGGGTCGTGTTCATATCGTGTGAATACACGATACGAAAATAATTAAGATTGACACGAACACGACacgattaataaataatattaaaaatttaaatacgaATATAACTCTTCTATTATATGGGTTACACGATACAACacgattaatattaaattgtattGGGTGTATTCAACATGACACAACTCATTTAATACAAAATGACCCATTTAATATGATTTGACACGACTTAACCCATTTAACACCAATATTAAGTGGGTTCATAGATTATAATGGATCAAATGGATTAGTGGATCATGGGTCAACATATGACACGAATATTAAACCGTGTCATAAACGTGTTAATTCGAGTTAACAGGTTAACCCGTGACACAACATTATTCTACTCGTATCATAAATGGGTCGATATGATATGAATTCGACGTGAACACGAATAAGTCTGACTAAAATCCTATATTTTCGTATTGTATTCGCAGATTGTGTCAAAAATTGCCGCCCCTAGGTGTGATTCAAGGAGCTAACATGGATGCATAAAGCTTATATTTCTGCTATAGCTCATCAATAATATTGAAGGCAAACTATACTTTTTGACAAAATCAAAATCAAGGCGAGAGCTCACCTCTCAGCTGACGGCTGAATTTGTTTCCCTCTTGTCTCACCTCAACATCAGTAATCTGGCGTCCTTGTTGGGTGCTCCTGGCTTTCTGCTTCTTCTTCTTTGCGACATATCAGTGCTCCATTGCTCTTattttctacttcttcttcttcggtTTGTCGCATGTGGATTATGAAAGTTGAGATTTTCAGTTTTATTATGGTCTAAGTTC
This sequence is a window from Hevea brasiliensis isolate MT/VB/25A 57/8 chromosome 10, ASM3005281v1, whole genome shotgun sequence. Protein-coding genes within it:
- the LOC110648624 gene encoding probable disease resistance protein At5g66900, with the protein product MAASLFASAAAGVGVETVFGSFMKAIIEVSRSNAMFAPTLKLLEDTMESIRPSINRIETLNRQFDRPDEIKGLQELMKKGEDLVRKCSKIHRYNYVKKPLYTRKLVELDESIRRYINTILPIYLTSDVKETLYEIGLLSTQIRKLDIGASSAGVSRGGGSNESGFAGVCSPPGLKVVPVGLEIPLQDLKEKLLKDDEVSQVIAVSAPGGCGKTTLATALCQDANVKGKYRSNIFFVTVSKSPNMMVIVERLFQHMHSNTGFLSEEDAVHRLENLLRSRGPEPILLVLDDVWSGAESLVEKLKFPITDYKILVTSRFEFPRFGPSYKLKTLNNADAMTLFCQLAFLRDGNLYRPDQDVVNKMVEVCKGFPLAISVVGKSLCGKSAAEWSKRIKECSKASSILSNFEFELLHCLQSSVDALKNNTSAKECYMDLGSFPEDQKIPASTLTDMWMEWHKLEEDEAIANLYELSERNLIDLVSTRKDASEDYGSINVLQHDLLRELAIIQSSSGSIEHRKRLFLDISGNNIPEWWDEQRQQFIRANLLSICTDNMFSSNWCSIEAPEVEVLVLNFQTKNYTLPRFMRGMDKLKVLVVTNYGFFHAELSNFQLVGSLSNLKRIRLEKVSIPSFFLASVQSEKLEKISLVMCSIGQALSDSAIHLPNVVEINIDYCNDLVELPNGICDLVRLKKLSITNCHKLSALPEDLGNLVNLEVLRLKSCIEMLELPDTIGRLHKLRILDISECLSLTKLPEQISELNSLRKLCMIDCSSCELPCSVVNLVHLMEVIGDEETANSWKAFEPFLPNLAITVHKDVNLNWLR